A genomic stretch from Hemicordylus capensis ecotype Gifberg chromosome 1, rHemCap1.1.pri, whole genome shotgun sequence includes:
- the CCSAP gene encoding centriole, cilia and spindle-associated protein isoform X2, translating into MVPSRCVKSEYMKRFKEPKWEACGPCYQELLRYRLSRRLLEQAHRPWFWDGWEQDSSLSSGGSGGSPSPPEEDDDQEKADIKEAEGKSPVKGTDNSTSRQQGRPPSRSVLGSQGDRRPAKSPPRTDTAKGAKHPFALYGWGEKQTDTGSQKTHNVCASASANEIHESALRAKNRRQMEKRKLSQRQINSAEVERTWRAKSSGPDNPWMTEYMRCYSARAR; encoded by the exons ATGGTGCCGTCGCGATGTGTGAAGAGCGAATACATGAAGCGCTTCAAGGAGCCCAAATGGGAGGCGTGCGGCCCGTGCTACCAGGAGCTACTGCGCTACCGCCTGAGCCGGCGCCTCCTGGAACAGGCGCACCGGCCCTGGTTTTGGGACGGCTGGGAGCAGGACAGCAGCCTCAGcagcggcggcagtggtggcTCTCCGTCGCCCCCAG AGGAAGACGATGACCAAGAGAAAGCTGACATCAAGGAAGCTGAAGGAAAGTCTCCAGTGAAAGGAACAGACAACTCAACAAGTCGTCAACAAGGCCGGCCTCCAAGTCGCAGTGTGTTGGGCAGCCAAGGTGATAGAAGACCAGCAAAAAGTCCTCCAAGGACAGATACAGCCAAGGGGGCAAAACATCCATTTGCTTTATATGGCTGGGGAGAAAAACAGACGGATACTGGCAGTCAGAAAACTCACAATGTCTGTGCATCTGCTTCAGCGAATGAA ATTCATGAGTCTGCATTAAGAGCAAAGAACAGAAGGCAAATGGAAAAAAGGAAGCTGTCCCAGAGGCAGATTAACTCAGCAGAAGTAGAAAGAACCTGGAGAGCAAAATCTTCTGGACCAGATAACCCCTGGATGACTGAATATATGCGGTGTTACTCAGCACGAGCTCGGTGA
- the CCSAP gene encoding centriole, cilia and spindle-associated protein isoform X1 encodes MVPSRCVKSEYMKRFKEPKWEACGPCYQELLRYRLSRRLLEQAHRPWFWDGWEQDSSLSSGGSGGSPSPPGTSSPPGAQQRVEDPAVVAEVPGEPGPARISGSGEPGRSSPAEPLRGSEEDDDQEKADIKEAEGKSPVKGTDNSTSRQQGRPPSRSVLGSQGDRRPAKSPPRTDTAKGAKHPFALYGWGEKQTDTGSQKTHNVCASASANEIHESALRAKNRRQMEKRKLSQRQINSAEVERTWRAKSSGPDNPWMTEYMRCYSARAR; translated from the exons ATGGTGCCGTCGCGATGTGTGAAGAGCGAATACATGAAGCGCTTCAAGGAGCCCAAATGGGAGGCGTGCGGCCCGTGCTACCAGGAGCTACTGCGCTACCGCCTGAGCCGGCGCCTCCTGGAACAGGCGCACCGGCCCTGGTTTTGGGACGGCTGGGAGCAGGACAGCAGCCTCAGcagcggcggcagtggtggcTCTCCGTCGCCCCCAGGTACTTCCAGTCCTCCGGGTGCCCAGCAGCGAGTGGAGGACCCAGCAGTGGTGGCGGAAGTACCCGGCGAGCCTGGTCCTGCCAGGATCAGTGGGTCTGGGGAGCCGGGAAGATCCAGTCCGGCAGAGCCTCTGCGCGGATCCG AGGAAGACGATGACCAAGAGAAAGCTGACATCAAGGAAGCTGAAGGAAAGTCTCCAGTGAAAGGAACAGACAACTCAACAAGTCGTCAACAAGGCCGGCCTCCAAGTCGCAGTGTGTTGGGCAGCCAAGGTGATAGAAGACCAGCAAAAAGTCCTCCAAGGACAGATACAGCCAAGGGGGCAAAACATCCATTTGCTTTATATGGCTGGGGAGAAAAACAGACGGATACTGGCAGTCAGAAAACTCACAATGTCTGTGCATCTGCTTCAGCGAATGAA ATTCATGAGTCTGCATTAAGAGCAAAGAACAGAAGGCAAATGGAAAAAAGGAAGCTGTCCCAGAGGCAGATTAACTCAGCAGAAGTAGAAAGAACCTGGAGAGCAAAATCTTCTGGACCAGATAACCCCTGGATGACTGAATATATGCGGTGTTACTCAGCACGAGCTCGGTGA